AGATTCAAAAAAAGCTGCCTCTTCGGGATTGTCTAAATCAGTTACATGCACCTGAACACAGTAGAGCAACCTTTCAGCTGATAAGGTATACAGGATTTGAAGTAGATAGTTAAAATTACTAAATACTCAAACAGAAACCTTTATCGGTGTAGATCCATCAAGAGACTGCATGTAAGTTCCAGAACCAACTTGGGCATAAAAGAGGCAACCAACTTTTTCTTGGGGATCCTGTGGATTGTGGGAGGCCACAGAAGATAATGGAAGATTTGGACAGGCTAGGACGCCCAAAACCGCCTTCCCTTCATCTAGCAATGCCAATGCAATTGCATATTGGTCTCCCCTTACAAACCTGCAGAAAGATTAAGACCTTTTGAGAGGGCTCATAAATATGTTTTGTTTAATCAGATGTACTTTCCTGAAATTAAAGAAGCAAAAGTTCAGACGTAGACATAGTAAAAGTACCTACAAACATGTGATATAGAGAGTTTTATATCAACAAGAAGGTGGCACATCCCGGTTAGCGGTTGTGGTTGACTATAAGTGGTAATGGCATAAATTCACTGGGTAGCGTAAGcatattttggcaatttcaaaATCTACAAGCAACAGAAGTCATGGTATTAGGTGAGGGGAGAAGGAGAGCTACCACAAACTtaattcttattttgatttgaaatAATTTACCCATTATAATGAGCTTAATTAGTCATATCATGAAATAAAAGATTTAACCTAGTGACTAGCTTATGCGACGACAGTTCTGTAAAGTATATTTCATATTAAAGACAACTAACCATACCATTTGAAAATCTGGTAAACTGCTATTAAGCTGAAATAAGATTAATTCAATTTCTCTACCTTTACTTTTGTATTTTGCTATTGCCCTTATTTTCTCCCATTATTCCAGTTCTACGCTAGTATTATGTACTTTCAATAGAATCACCAAGCAAATGAAATGCATTCTTAGATAGCAGGGAACACTAGCCAAACGTGGCTATGATATATGTACTGGATCAGTAGCCACTCTGATGGAcaaacaattaatgaaatccAATGAGCTATAACAGCTGCAGCTATTCATACTCGAGATCAACCAGTCTCAAAACATATTTTGTTCCATCAATTTTTCAAGTGCCAAGATTCATTATAAGAACAGTGCTATTAAGATAGAAACAATTAACAGACAGATGTTGTTTTCCCCAAAGTACCATTTAGCACAACCAGGTaatgtttctcttttttttatttaaaataaagatCAAGCCACCTTAATTTTAGTCATATTTTGGGAAGTCCTATATCATACTTTTGCATTGAGATTTACTGACTTGCAAACAAGGATAGTCCTTTTATTTATCTAGCAAAACCTGACTTGCAAAATCTTATTTCCACTCACCCTTTAGTACCATCAATAGGATCCAACACCCAATGCTGACCAGAAGGACCCCCTACAGATCTACCACTATCAATGGCAGCAAGAACATCTTCTTCAGATAATGGAGCATTACCATATGTTTCATCACTAGTAAGCGTTTCATTGACAAGCTTCATGATACGCTGTAATGTTTCTTTTCCCTCTTCTTTACGAAGGTCTCCAGAGTCCTAGAGAAACTTAGATTTAGAACTCCCATCCTTTAATTTGATGCAAAGAACATACACTTTCCACTGAAATGAGGAAATGAATATGCAGATGAATAATAAACGGCAAAGCAGAAATGAATTAGGGGAACAGGAAACATCACATAAAACAGAGGCAGACTAGTAATGACAACAACAATACTTTTCCTAAGACATCATAGCCGGTCAACTTTGTTTTGCTATGAGATCTCTGGGGTTTTCCCTTAAAAGATTTCATCAAATATTAGGAGTAAAGAAGCTAATCAAATTAAACGTATAGCTGGTTATGTTACAAGGAAAATGGACAAGAGGGAAAAGTAATAAAGGAGAGCCTTTCAACTGCCTAATTTCATGAAATGCTAAAAGATGATACCACGACCACCGTTCCACTACCAAATTGATTCATTCATATTGTGCCCCAGGAAAAACATGCAAGTCCATATATCAATTCATCACTTGGGTTGAGGCTGTGACCCAGAATAAATTGGGATATTTGACCTCCTGAGGTGCTGAGTGTGATTTCTGTCACTAAAATGAAGAAAGTCCAAGAAAAGAAACCTAGAATGCATCCTTTATTAGCTGAGAGAATTGTTAAGATTTCCGTTAGTCTGACAATATTTTCTGCCATCTATTCCTTCAAAAATAATACCTTGCCTCGAATTAGATTAGCTATGCACAAATCATTTTGTTGAAAGTgtacaacttttcaaaaattctttcCAAGGTTTCATTTGAACGATATCTTAATGAATAAACGTCAAAGATAAACACAACATGGACTAAACAGCTAACTAAGGGTTCAAACATTACCTCCTCAGCCACTAATGAAAATGATGCAGAATCCAACTCTTTCTGCAAAACAACGCTAACCACGGCCTGTGAGCCTGATAATCAAATGTAAGCCAATTTCAAAAGGAGAGAATAAATTGCAGGGGCTACGTCAACATGATAACAAAAGCATAAGATGTATATTAGTTTCAGAACATCAGTTTCTTTCATGCAGCAATGAGAAGCATTTTGCTCCATCAGAAGGACAGGAAGGAGGTGGAACATAGAGAGAATGGAACCAAATGTCAAAGGAAATAGACTGGTCCCTGCATATTACATCTTTGTTCTCTCTTTTGAAATCTTTGCATTATCTTGGAAGCATGTTATATAAACATCAAAGAAAAAGATGTTCATAGTTGCAGGAAAGGACAAAATGAACATGCTAAAGATCTCAAGTCATTAAAAAGTATAACTGACTTTCTAATAGATAATACGTAAAACTTAGTTGAAGTTATCTAGTTATTAAACAAGCTTTTCCTGATAAGTACTAATAGTAAACTAAACAAGCTAGTACCAGTAAAAAGCCATACGACCATACATCTTTCTACCAAACAACTTGCTGTTTTCATATTCTAGTTTTAGTTGTATCTTTATAGAACTACACAACTGATCTAGCTAGAAAAGATGTTCAACCTTCTAACAGGTAGCAGCCTACCACCCTAATTTAGATATACATTCATCACCTATATATTTGCacaaaatcatcatataaatGTACCAATACAtccttaacaaaaaaaaaaaaaaaatgtaccAATACATCAAAACTCCATCTTCGATAATTACAATTTAATCCGTTCTCAAAAAAAGTATAAATTTCGAGACTCCCAGGTAGACATCAGAGGAAGTTGGCTAAAAAACGATTTACTTACTTTCCCAATTTAACTATTCTAAATTGACTATGATAGTTGGAATCGTACATTTCGAGTACTTGATATCAAATTTTGCTTAATCTATTAGCCCTTTTGCAACTAAGCTTGATTACTTAATACTACATCTGCATTTTAACAAGTTCCTACAATCGCTTTTTGATTTTAACATTTAGGTAACATTTCATTTCAAAGATGGTCTATTAGACAACACAGATTAAATTTAAGCCACTTAAAGTGGAACAAGGGAGTAATAATTACAAGAATAATTGCGACCAACGTCCGAATGAAGGCCAACAGGTCCCCTCTCTTAACTATTTAATAATATTGGTCTTACAAAACCATTACAAGAAAGATGTCCCCACATCAGTCATTTTATAAAGCACATTTCCCATCAAAATCAACCAACTATACTGCATACATCATTTAATGGGCCAAAGATTATTGCTGAAGATAAGCTGAAGGATATGTATGctctctcaaaattgagatagtTATgttaaatagaaaagaaaaatgtgTTCTCCAGATCAATCAGCATTTCACAAATAAAATGAGAATCAACAAGAGATGTGTTATTATACCATAATCAGCTACCGTCACAGGAGATTTGTCAGACTTCGATTGAACATCTGCTTGCAACAGTGCTTTTTGGACTTTCTGCAGAAAATAGAGGAAGAGGTGTTAGCTGACCGCATAAAGAAATTGAGGAATATGCCAGAAAAACAGATAGAACTGAAAAATTCAGAATCAATCCAGTTTAAACATAATATCAAATTAGAAATAGAGACCTTCTTCTCATGCAAGAGAGAGAGGAACGACCaactcctccccccccccccccaaataaatAGAAATTACAAAAAGCATGAAAGCATGCTGATTCCAGAAAGATATACAGCAGTTTTTAAGGTTTGATATTGTGCATTTTGAAGGCATAATATGGTAGTAAAATTGTACAGTTAAAAGGCTTCATGATAGGTAATGGTCTGGTAGCAGTTCAAAGACGTACAGGCTATAAGGTAATTAACAAGGACTTGTTCTTTCTTGAAGATTcagaaaaaagaagaggaaacaaCATAAAAAAAAACATTCTAGGTCCATTTGCAGCAGAGCTTATGGAAAAAACTTTATTATGTGACTCCAACAAATTAGAAGGATTCCCATTGGGCCTATTTCCTTTCCTGAAACTATTTCAAACTAACCAGGAAAACGAGATACTCAAGTTACGAACCTTGTGGTAGACTCATGAAAAGAAATAATCTTGCTCGTTTCTAGCCAATTGGAACCTTAGATGATTCTAAACATTATAGAATTTCCCTGCTATAAAAGATGTTCAAGAAACAGAAAACCTACTGTAAAACACTCTTAATTAAGGTTATGGGTTCAaatctactatttttgcaattttaatgaatttttacatacaaatttttactcggcgtcgaaagttatgggttcagttgaatccGTACATAGTATACTACATCCGCCTCTGCCTGTACTATAAACATCCCCCCATTCCTATACAAAGATGAAAGCTTTTCACTTTCTTGAAGATAAACTAAACTTGTTTACCATCCACACCATGCATTTCATCCGACTATTAATCCCTAGAACTCTCAATTCTTATGCATGCAACAGATGACCTAAGATATAAAACAAAATACCAATAATAATCTCATTACACAATTACCCAGCATATACTTTGAAATGGCAGGCTCTTGGGTAGTTCGGACCCATATCTGGTAAAAGTGATAGCCTGGTTGTCCCCACACGGCCACACCCCATATGTCTTTAGGTTTTGATTTGAGCACTCGTCTAACTACTAAGAAAGCTCGAGGGACCTTTCTTTCTGAGCTATTGGCTACCGGTCTTATTTCTCTTGGTCAGGTCTAAAGGTCTAAGGGGAAGACCTTTTCTTACTCTTCAACTTCCGGTAATTGTAACCTCTTTCTGTCGAAACAGAGTGAGTGCAAACCTTAAGGGGTCGTGATCAAGAAATGAATCAGGCATCGATCGTTCTAGCAGTAAGGGTGAGGTTTAGGTCAACTACAAAAAAAGATACAGTTCAATCAACGATTGCCTTTGGGCTACAAACTCCATATCAGGAAGGAGCGTTTAGCTCCCAAAACCAGCTTGCGTGGATGCAGCTCTTCGGAGCATAGATATATATGTAAGAACCCATTAAAATTCCAACAAATATTGGATTTGAAACCATAATTTTAAATGTCCAATAAGTTCAATGTCAAGAatcaaactcatcaagttcaaaTAGTAATCTGCCTCTGTCATTAATCACTAGGAATATTTATCAGAAAGAGAAATAACGATAGGATCTTTCTCCATTTCACATTCACATAAGCACCACTTCATAACAAAAATAAGCCTGAACTTACAATTCGAACACATTTAAAAACAACCTTCAAAAAAGAAGCTGAAATAATGAGCAGCAAAATTACTTGGCAAAGGCGAGCAGCGAGGGAAGCAGCTTTCTTAGCAGCAGCAAGTTGTTTATCGTAAGACATTGAAGAAGCTCTTAGGGTAAATTTAGATGCTTTGAGAGTGAGGGAAATAGAAAGGGAGAAAAGGGAATGGGGTTTAGTATTTTTTGTTAATGGCAGGGTTCGTGTTAAAGAATTTATAGTCCCAGAGGACACTGTGAAAGTAGCCATGTCCAATTCTTGGAGTTGGTGGCAAATGGCCAAATGGGGCTTAAGGCCTGTGtgtaaatttttattatttgccaaaacttaaaaggaaaaaaaaaaaagaaatatatgaAAACTCCACTTACATGTACTTTTTTGTAAAAggataaaaatgaaaatatttgcATACAAATTAACCTATCACTTTTTTAGGGGAAAAATTATTTACACCCCCAACtttactttaaaaaataaaaactcctCAATTTAGAACACACTCTTATCCTATAATATATATTTTGCTCTTCACATGTTAAATTATGTAAGACAAGGGCCGATAAGCAAGGGTAATATAGGTATTGTAAAAAGAAAATTGACATATGAGGAGGAGAATGTCCACGGTACAAACTTCAAAGTTAAGGAGAAAATTTGATTTTTAAAGCAAATTTGATTTTCATTTCCCACCCGCTATTGGATAAAATGGACAAATAGCCATTTTTTGCACTGCTAATTAGAAATTATTCATCACCACAAAACTAAATAGCATTTAGCCACTTTGTACTTTCTACAATTGAGAACTCAAATATAGAGTCATCGATTATATGGTTCAACAATTGAGAACTCAAGGATATAGAGTCATGAAATTTTTTGTTTTACAGCTGAGAATCCAAGTATACAGTTATAGACTTTGCGGTTTTACGATTGAGAACTCAAGAATAGAATCATAGATATTGTGATTCTACAATTGagaactcaagaataaagtcatGGATATTGCGGTTCTACAATTGAGAGCTCAAGAATAGATTCATAAACTTTACGGTTCAATAATTgataactcagagataaaatcaTGGAGTTTGTGGTTCTATCAGGGGCGACCCAAGTGTCAAGCCACTAAAGCAAAGGATTTAGGCCCCTAAATTTTGAGGGCcccaaatttttcttttatttttctactcGTATTTGTATTGAGACCCCGACTAATCTAGATTCGTACCGCGTAAGGCTTAGTAAAAAAGAGAACACGTTTTAACATGATTTTTTTAACTGTAGGACTCGAACCCAATATATTTAGTTAAGGTAAGTTAGATCAAATACATCTCACTACAATCTTTAAAGGAAGGGTCTAAATATATTGGgtatgttaaaataaaaaataaaatattttataaaaagtcAAGATAACTTTTAATTTAGTAGTGATGTAACCGTTTGAGCAAAAATACAGAAAGAGAATCATCCCCCCCCCTAAACCCTTGTCACGAATATAAAacttttcattatttaaattctatGAGTGACATTATTAGTGACGTATGTATATGAATTTGGTTCTATTATCTAAGATCAACAATATATTAGGAGAgactaaattatttataaaagaaaCTATTAACAACTGATGTTAGGCCAAAATTCTATATTTTTAGCACATTACTCgccctatattttgttggtttaagTGAGTTATTGTGCGATAATTGCGCTAAATTGTATTGTTCTATGTGTAGGAACATCGAAATGAATCATCGATGTTATGatcatttttttttccttctgaaAGGCCCCAAATTAAAAATTGGCTTTAGGCCACTAATCTTCTTGGGCCGCCCCTGGGTTCTATAATTGAAAAATCAAAGATAGCGTCATGCATTTTGCGGTTATAGAATCGTAACTCAAGAATAGTGTCATGGAGTTTGTAGTTCTAAGATAGGGAACTCAAGGATAGCGTCATGGAATTCGTGGTTATATAATTAGAACTCGTTATAGAGTTCGAGGTTATACAATTAAGAACTCAAGGATAATGTTATGGAGTTCGGGGTCTTACAATTACAAACGCAAGGATAAAGTCATGGCATTCATGGTTATACATGGGAACTCAATGATAGCATCATGGAGTTCGTGGTTATACAATTGGGGACTCAAAAATACCGTCATAGAGTTCAAGGTTTTACAGTTAGGTTTTACAGTTGTAAACTCAAGGATAGAATCATGGAGTTCATGGTTATGATTGTATAATTGGGAGCTTAAGGGTATAGTCATGGAGTTTGTGTTCTATAATTAAGAACTCAATGACAAAGTCATGAAAATTTCAAAACTTTTAAAATAACACTAGGAAAAATCAAAGTAGATCTAATATAGGAACAGAAGAAAATGGAGAAATTCCAAGTATGAGTATACGCAGGTAGGGAGCGAAGGATTTTGAGGAGGATAACTCATTTTCAATAATAAGTTTGATACGTCCAAGGCAGCGCACACTTGAAAAAGATAAACACAAAATAAGAtgaaaaaaagatatttttataaataaaattgtatttaaggtgaatgtctatattttagaaagattttaggatttgttactttgaggctaagtcacttttttcctataaatagagggttttaTTCCcctgtaattcatcccaaatcaataagaattttctTTCTACTTTTCTCTGTaatacttttcttcttcttttattttttatataacacGTTATCGGTACAAGACTCTAACCAATTGGGTAGAGGCATCTGTTTTGGTCACCAGACTTTGTGACACGTGCATAGTGCTCTACTTGTATATaatattgagcataatgattgaaAATTATTCCATAAACTTTCTTCAGGAATAAATTCTAGATTGAAGAtaagtattttaccttatttttctcttctaaactcttgaaattttataatttaattttaaatacaagcaaagacaacAAAGTTTGACTACAAATCGAAtagagtttgtaagaaattataaccactcgAAGTGGTAAAAATTCCTTGTCTtgtcatgatcaaattcatgtttGATTATGAGCACAAAAAGTGAAAACCCGCCcaattgaatttgcttcattctcgtttccttaagagaatgtggtagcagtatgtgataagtgtgaaagaagaaaaaattattaCCTTGAAGGTATAAATGGATGTGGAtatagcaaaaaataaaattataatcgtcatcattgtggtaatgagaacaataaggattcttAAAATAATTCCtcactttgtgaaagtaatatttgtcatcaatttgacatgagattttgtaaagcacatatagatgattatggtccattcatatTCTGAACgtgacaacatgtgatttatgaatatatattcattcttggaagaatatgaacgtgctagtggtagtgaatataccactgtaacgacccgatctgTCGTTTTGTGTAACTGTACCCCGTTTTCCCTTTTGATACTTCACACATGTATAATTTAGGCTTTCTGACTTATGAGGTCGATTGGTTTCTTCCAgaaaggtttcaggttgatttagaccctttgattcttggcttAAAGGCCTAGGTTGTTTATGTTGACCAATGGTTGACTTTTATACAAACGACCATGGAACGGTATTTTCATGGCTCtaatagcttcgtatcgtgattttggacttgggcatatgctcgaAATTAAATTCAGAAGTCCCTAGATTGATTTGTGTCATTTTACCGAAAATTGACAATTTGAGgtttaaaagtttgaccgtaggttgaattTTTAATATCGGGTTTGGAATTTGGTTTTGGAACTTGGAATAAgtctgttatgctatttagatattttatgcaaaatttgatattatttggagttgatttgataggatttggatatttagaaacaattctagaaatttttgaagtttactttaaaattcatgtgttttggggtctgattcgtagttctagatgttatttttgtgctttgaTCACgcgagttcgtataatatttttagacttgtatggatGTTTGGTTTCAGTCAGGAGGGttcagatgagtttcagatgtGTCGCAGAATAATTTGAGTTGAAACAGGAATTCATGGTGTGCTTGTGCTctaatgtcgcaattgcgagcaccagcctcGCAATTGCGACGATGACAAGGGGTCTGATGTCGCAATTACGACCAACAccatcgcatttgtgaagtcGGCCAGTTTCGTAATTGCGAAGCCTTTTGTCGCAAATACGACTTTTGTTGAGGTTGTCAGGGTTCACAAATGTGATCCCTGATTCGCAATTGGTCTCATTTCTCACACTTTAGAATCCTAGATTCGGTAGGCAGCGATTTATAGAGGGTATTTTCACCTACAAGCATGGGTAAGTGAGTTTAATCAATTTCAACTATATTCCATAAAAATatattagatttaacatcaaattcatgtgGATCAAAGAGGAAAAACTGGGAAATTTTGTcaaggttttgaaaaatgaaaatttgagttttgagagttgatttgaactcaaatttaaaaactaatcacatatatggactcgtggagtTATAGGTAGTCGTAATCTACCCTTATGAGCTATTCACTTTCATTTTGTcattgttgagattcttgtacacatagtggttgagccatgggctaattgttgtggaaacattggtattcctgattcttttggcaagttgtggattatgggcacttgtggtgcgagttgtgattatattgtgatattgacaCACATACAATGGTATAAGGATTGGGTTGTTAcgcatgcggtgtgataaggtgggctaaatgcggttagctatttcggaaaaatgatTTCCAAAACTAAATATAAGGCGCTCGTGGTGATATAAGCAaaaattgtgattgaaattgagaaatctgaatacgaggcggtacctcggttgtgattcttgttgtgcacTTCATGTTGAAATGAGTTATTGGTTGAACAAATTCATGTTGCTTTTACTCTTTCTTGTCTTACTAGTTTTGCCCGTATTTGACTATTTGTGCTCCTCATTAATTGCTTCCTTCTTGTTATCTTATGCTTACCATTCTTTCAATAGTTTACGATATCAAATTGTTCCGTTATCATCcattttatttgtttgtattacttctcgttattatattttatctgtttatcatgtcctagtaggtgtcttgacctggcctcgtcattactctaccgaggttaggcttgatacttactgggtatcgttgtggtgtactcatgctatgcttctgcacatcgttTTGTGCAGGTCCAGGTACGTCTGCTCATGCTGGACATTAGTGATTGTCTTGTTAGCTGCCTTCCAGAGACTTCATGGTATACGGCTTGACGTCTAcaagcctcagagtcaccttcctatatctttccattttgttgttttaCTTATTCAGACAGTGTTGTACTAGACATTCTAGAttattctatagagcttatgactcagttccaccggtt
The sequence above is drawn from the Nicotiana tabacum cultivar K326 chromosome 13, ASM71507v2, whole genome shotgun sequence genome and encodes:
- the LOC107771952 gene encoding 3'(2'),5'-bisphosphate nucleotidase 1-like isoform X1 → MATFTVSSGTINSLTRTLPLTKNTKPHSLFSLSISLTLKASKFTLRASSMSYDKQLAAAKKAASLAARLCQVILLLIISASFLKKVQKALLQADVQSKSDKSPVTVADYGSQAVVSVVLQKELDSASFSLVAEEDSGDLRKEEGKETLQRIMKLVNETLTSDETYGNAPLSEEDVLAAIDSGRSVGGPSGQHWVLDPIDGTKGFVRGDQYAIALALLDEGKAVLGVLACPNLPLSSVASHNPQDPQEKVGCLFYAQVGSGTYMQSLDGSTPIKVHVTDLDNPEEAAFFESFEAAHSLHDLSSSIAKKLGVRAPPVRIDSQAKYGALSRGDGAIYLRFPHKGYREKIWDHAAGYLVVAEAGGVVSDAAGNPLDFSRGRYLDLHEGIIVTNQKLMPALLKAVKESLNEKASSL
- the LOC107771952 gene encoding 3'(2'),5'-bisphosphate nucleotidase 1-like isoform X4 is translated as MATFTVSSGTINSLTRTLPLTKNTKPHSLFSLSISLTLKASKFTLRASSMSYDKQLAAAKKAASLAARLCQVILLLIISASFLKKVQKALLQADVQSKSDKSPVTVADYGSQAVVSVVLQKELDSASFSLVAEEDSGDLRKEEGKETLQRIMKLVNETLTSDETYGNAPLSEEDVLAAIDSGRSVGGPSGQHWVLDPIDGTKGFVRGDQYAIALALLDEGKAVLGVLACPNLPLSSVASHNPQDPQEKVGCLFYAQVGSGTYMQSLDGSTPIKVHVTDLDNPEEAAFFESFEAAHSLHDLSSSIAKKLGVRAPPVRIDSQAKYGALSRGDGAIYLRFPHKGYREKIWDHAAGYLVVAEHLRFRSLPLKVPTPYSHERSGRPVSLFWQII
- the LOC107771952 gene encoding 3'(2'),5'-bisphosphate nucleotidase 1-like isoform X3, whose protein sequence is MATFTVSSGTINSLTRTLPLTKNTKPHSLFSLSISLTLKASKFTLRASSMSYDKQLAAAKKAASLAARLCQVILLLIISASFLKKVQKALLQADVQSKSDKSPVTVADYGSQAVVSVVLQKELDSASFSLVAEEDSGDLRKEEGKETLQRIMKLVNETLTSDETYGNAPLSEEDVLAAIDSGRSVGGPSGQHWVLDPIDGTKGFVRGDQYAIALALLDEGKAVLGVLACPNLPLSSVASHNPQDPQEKVGCLFYAQVGSGTYMQSLDGSTPIKVHVTDLDNPEEAAFFESFEAAHSLHDLSSSIAKKLGVRAPPVRIDSQAKYGALSRGDGAIYLRFPHKGYREKIWDHAAGYLVVAVLLSEHLRFRSLPLKVPTPYSHERSGRPVSLFWQII
- the LOC107771952 gene encoding 3'(2'),5'-bisphosphate nucleotidase 1-like isoform X2, which codes for MATFTVSSGTINSLTRTLPLTKNTKPHSLFSLSISLTLKASKFTLRASSMSYDKQLAAAKKAASLAARLCQKVQKALLQADVQSKSDKSPVTVADYGSQAVVSVVLQKELDSASFSLVAEEDSGDLRKEEGKETLQRIMKLVNETLTSDETYGNAPLSEEDVLAAIDSGRSVGGPSGQHWVLDPIDGTKGFVRGDQYAIALALLDEGKAVLGVLACPNLPLSSVASHNPQDPQEKVGCLFYAQVGSGTYMQSLDGSTPIKVHVTDLDNPEEAAFFESFEAAHSLHDLSSSIAKKLGVRAPPVRIDSQAKYGALSRGDGAIYLRFPHKGYREKIWDHAAGYLVVAEAGGVVSDAAGNPLDFSRGRYLDLHEGIIVTNQKLMPALLKAVKESLNEKASSL
- the LOC107771952 gene encoding 3'(2'),5'-bisphosphate nucleotidase 1-like isoform X6, which translates into the protein MATFTVSSGTINSLTRTLPLTKNTKPHSLFSLSISLTLKASKFTLRASSMSYDKQLAAAKKAASLAARLCQKVQKALLQADVQSKSDKSPVTVADYGSQAVVSVVLQKELDSASFSLVAEEDSGDLRKEEGKETLQRIMKLVNETLTSDETYGNAPLSEEDVLAAIDSGRSVGGPSGQHWVLDPIDGTKGFVRGDQYAIALALLDEGKAVLGVLACPNLPLSSVASHNPQDPQEKVGCLFYAQVGSGTYMQSLDGSTPIKVHVTDLDNPEEAAFFESFEAAHSLHDLSSSIAKKLGVRAPPVRIDSQAKYGALSRGDGAIYLRFPHKGYREKIWDHAAGYLVVAEHLRFRSLPLKVPTPYSHERSGRPVSLFWQII
- the LOC107771952 gene encoding 3'(2'),5'-bisphosphate nucleotidase 1-like isoform X5; protein product: MATFTVSSGTINSLTRTLPLTKNTKPHSLFSLSISLTLKASKFTLRASSMSYDKQLAAAKKAASLAARLCQKVQKALLQADVQSKSDKSPVTVADYGSQAVVSVVLQKELDSASFSLVAEEDSGDLRKEEGKETLQRIMKLVNETLTSDETYGNAPLSEEDVLAAIDSGRSVGGPSGQHWVLDPIDGTKGFVRGDQYAIALALLDEGKAVLGVLACPNLPLSSVASHNPQDPQEKVGCLFYAQVGSGTYMQSLDGSTPIKVHVTDLDNPEEAAFFESFEAAHSLHDLSSSIAKKLGVRAPPVRIDSQAKYGALSRGDGAIYLRFPHKGYREKIWDHAAGYLVVAVLLSEHLRFRSLPLKVPTPYSHERSGRPVSLFWQII